The following coding sequences lie in one Oryctolagus cuniculus chromosome 7, mOryCun1.1, whole genome shotgun sequence genomic window:
- the LYPLA2 gene encoding acyl-protein thioesterase 2 gives MCGNTMSVPLLTDAATVSGAERETAAVIFLHGLGDTGHSWADALSTIRLPHVKYICPHAPRIPVTLNMKMVMPSWFDLMGLSPDAPEDEAGIKKAAENIKALIEHEMKNGIPANRIVLGGFSQGGALSLYTALTCPHPLAGIVALSCWLPLHRAFPQAANGSAKDLAILQCHGELDPMVPVRFGALTAEKLRSVVTPARVQFKTYPGVMHSSCPQEMAAVKEFLEKLLPPV, from the exons ATGTGTGGTAACACCATGTCTGTGCCCCTGCTCACCGACGCCGCCACCGTGTCTGGAGCTGAGCGGGAGACGGCCGCG GTTATTTTTTTACATGGACTTGGAGACACAGG GCACAGCTGGGCTGACGCCCTCTCCACCATCCGGCTCCCTCATGTCAAGTACATCTGTCCCCATGC GCCTAGGATCCCAGTGACCCTCAACATGAAGATGGTGATGCCCTCCTG gtttGACCTGATGGGGCTGAGTCCAGACGCCCCAGAGGACGAGGCTGGCAtcaagaaggcagcagaaaaca tcaAGGCCTTGATTGAGCACGAGATGAAGAACGGGATCCCTGCCAATCGGATCGTCCTGGGAGGCTTCTCACAG ggcGGGGCCCTGTCCCTCTACACGGCCCTCACCTGTCCCCATCctctggctggcattgtggcactgagCTGTTGGCTGCCTCTGCACCGGGCCTTCCCCCAG GCAGCCAACGGCAGtgccaaggacctggccatccttCAGTGCCACGGGGAGCTGGACCCCATGGTGCCCGTGCGGTTTGGGGCCCTGACAGCCGAGAAGCTCCGGTCCGTTGTCACACCTGCCAGGGTCCAGTTCAAAACGTACCCGGGTGTCATGCACAGCTCCTGCCCGCAG GAGATGGCGGCTGTGAAGGAATTTCTCGagaagctgctgcctcctgtcTAA
- the GALE gene encoding UDP-glucose 4-epimerase, with protein sequence MAEEVLVTGGAGYIGSHTVLELLEAGYSPVVIDNFHNAIRGGGAMPESLRRVQELTGRKVEFEEMDILDQAALQRLFQKHSFVAVIHFAGLKAVGESVQKPLDYYRVNLTGTIQLLEIMRTHGVKNLVFSSSATVYGNPQYLPLDEAHPTGGCTNPYGKSKFFIEEMIQDLCRADKAWNAVLLRYFNPTGAHASGCIGEDPQGIPNNLMPYVSQVAIGRREALNVFGNDYDTEDGTGVRDYIHVVDLAKGHIAALKKLKEQCGCRIYNLGTGTGYSVLQMVQAMEKASGKKIPYKVVARREGDVAVCYANPSLAHEELGWTAALGLDRMCEDLWRWQKQNPSGFGAQA encoded by the exons ATGGCTGAGGAGGTGCTGGTGACGGGTGGAGCCGGCTACATCGGCAGCCACACAGTGCTAGAGCTGCTGGAGGCAGGCTACTCGCCCGTGGTCATCGACAACTTCCACAATGCCATCCGCG GAGGGGGCGCCATGCCCGAGAGCCTGCGGCGGGTCCAGGAGCTGACGGGCCGCAAGGTGGAGTTTGAGGAGATGGACATCTTGGACCAGGCGGCCCTACAGCGTCTCTTCCAGAAG CACAGCTTTGTGGCCGTCATCCACTTTGCGGGGCTCAAGGCCGTGGGCGAGTCGGTGCAGAAGCCCCTGGATTATTACAGAGTCAACCTGACTGGGACCATCCAGCTTCTGGag ATCATGAGGACCCACGGGGTGAAGAACCTGGTGTTCAGCAGCTCAGCCACCGTGTACGGGAACCCCCAGTACCTACCTCTGGACGAGGCCCACCCCACAGGGGGCTGTACCAACCCCTACGGCAAGTCCAAGTTCTTCATCGAGGAGATGATCCAGGACCTGTGCCGGGCAGACAAG GCCTGGAACGCAGTGTTGCTGCGCTATTTCAACCCCACGGGAGCCCACGCCTCCGGCTGCATTGGCGAAGATCCCCAGGGCATCCCCAACAACCTCATGCCCTACGTCTCCCAG GTGGCGATCGGGCGTCGGGAGGCCCTGAATGTCTTTGGCAATGACTATGACacagaggatggcacag GCGTCCGGGATTATATCCACGTGGTGGATCTGGCCAAGGGCCACATCGCAGCCCTGAAGAAGCTGAAGGAGCAGTGTGGCTGCCGG ATCTACAACCTGGGCACGGGCACAGGCTACTCGGTGCTGCAGATGGTCCAAGCCATGGAAAAGGCCTCTGGGAAGAAG ATCCCGTATAAGGTGGTGGCCCGGCGGGAAGGTGATGTGGCTGTCTGTTACGCCAACCCCAGCCTGGCCCACGAAGAGCTGGGCTGGACGGCAGCCTTAGGGCTGGATAGGATGT GTGAAGATCTATGGCGCTGGCAGAAGCAGAATCCTTCGGGCTTTGGCGCACAGGCCTGA